A genomic window from Treponema maltophilum ATCC 51939 includes:
- a CDS encoding UvrD-helicase domain-containing protein — MFVFEKLFDTKKNHNSQPNDSPQRNFVDNLENFIANLLSSDSYIARSNYNKLIDQKSKDIEYLRNLQNDNLLESYCKQNGLKVFTVKKLINDIGAIKDLVAQHNRDFINGKMVSEKDYLDNILNKVDPAIRLDADQRRVVLTDEDYCLVIAGAGAGKTTTIAAKVKYLVEKRNIKPEEILVVSFTNKAVDELKDKIQKKLHIDCPITTFHASGNAILHKQNNEKPNIIQNEKLYFILEDYFNESVLMNEGVVDDLITFFASYCDAPAGEIVDKTILFNKIAVSSFTTLKSELGEYEKRIIPSGDKKYVTIQNEQLRSNEEVQIANFLYLNNIDYEYEPKYKFNIPGSKKPYTPDFIIRQNDKEAYIEHFGITEKGYNNRYTHGELEKYNKAMRDKIAIHQKHGTSLICTCSKYNDDRELIEHLKEKLKEFGFILNPKDNKEIMRKISDQKGSRYVRKLINLVDRFIENFKTNGYSVRQFDEWQLTANNVRTKLFLKICKECYLEYERYLNKHNAIDFSDMINKSAILLKDSEAVRSQITFKYIIVDEYQDISRQRFNLVEALHTNSQAKIIAVGDDWQSIYAFSGSDITLFTKFSQIMGYAELLSITQTYRNSQEIIDIAGNFIQRNTFQIRKTLKSPKTITDPVIIYTYNSKPKERGALARNGTTYNLAKAVETAIEQILAYDKQSGKKSSSILLLGRFGFDGKNLERSGLFEYKDFGNKIKCIKHPKLNITFMTAHASKGLGYDNVIVINGKNETYGFPSKIETDPVLNYVIKQDTSIDAAEERRLFYVAMTRTKDRVYFIAPIENPSEFLLEIKHDYKNVVLKGEWNEAASNQNKFKKSCPICGYPLQYKYKTAYGLRLWICTNEPEICDFMTNKLDAGKLAIMKCPDCDGYLIAKSGKSNNYFLACTNYTSDKKGCNKKIWKEEYYKIMGYKTEKR; from the coding sequence ATGTTTGTTTTCGAAAAATTATTCGATACGAAAAAAAATCATAATTCTCAGCCAAACGATTCTCCTCAAAGAAATTTTGTCGACAACCTTGAAAATTTTATAGCGAATTTATTATCCTCGGATTCATACATAGCACGAAGCAATTATAATAAACTTATCGACCAGAAATCAAAGGACATCGAATATCTGAGGAATTTACAAAACGATAATTTACTTGAAAGTTATTGCAAGCAAAACGGATTAAAAGTTTTCACCGTAAAGAAATTAATAAACGATATCGGTGCTATAAAAGATTTAGTTGCGCAACATAACAGAGACTTTATAAATGGCAAAATGGTATCTGAAAAAGATTATTTAGATAATATTCTTAACAAAGTTGATCCCGCGATCCGACTTGATGCCGACCAAAGGAGAGTCGTTCTTACCGATGAAGATTATTGTCTTGTCATTGCAGGAGCCGGAGCGGGAAAAACGACAACTATAGCCGCTAAAGTAAAATATCTTGTTGAAAAACGAAATATAAAACCTGAAGAAATTCTTGTTGTTTCTTTTACAAATAAAGCAGTTGACGAACTTAAAGATAAAATTCAAAAAAAGCTTCATATAGATTGTCCTATAACAACATTTCATGCATCCGGAAATGCAATTCTTCACAAACAAAATAATGAAAAACCCAACATAATACAAAATGAAAAGCTTTATTTTATACTCGAAGATTATTTTAATGAATCTGTACTGATGAACGAAGGGGTGGTTGATGATTTAATTACCTTCTTTGCTTCTTATTGTGATGCTCCTGCGGGCGAGATAGTTGATAAGACGATTTTATTCAATAAGATCGCTGTATCTTCATTTACTACTTTGAAAAGTGAATTAGGAGAATATGAAAAAAGAATCATTCCTTCCGGAGATAAAAAATATGTAACAATTCAAAATGAACAGCTTCGTTCGAATGAAGAAGTTCAAATTGCAAATTTTCTATACCTCAACAACATCGATTATGAATACGAACCGAAATATAAATTCAATATCCCCGGGTCAAAAAAACCGTATACGCCGGATTTTATAATTCGACAGAATGATAAAGAAGCTTACATCGAACATTTCGGTATCACCGAAAAAGGTTATAACAACAGATATACCCATGGTGAATTGGAGAAATATAACAAAGCAATGCGAGACAAGATTGCAATTCACCAGAAACACGGTACATCCCTGATCTGTACATGTTCAAAATACAATGATGACCGAGAACTGATAGAACACCTTAAAGAAAAGTTGAAAGAATTCGGTTTTATTTTAAATCCCAAAGATAACAAAGAAATTATGAGAAAGATTTCCGATCAAAAAGGGAGTCGCTATGTGAGAAAGCTTATTAATCTTGTAGATCGGTTTATTGAGAATTTTAAAACAAACGGATATTCAGTTCGACAATTCGATGAATGGCAATTGACGGCAAATAACGTCAGAACAAAACTTTTCCTTAAAATTTGTAAAGAATGTTATTTGGAGTATGAACGTTACTTAAATAAACACAATGCAATAGATTTTTCCGATATGATTAATAAGTCGGCGATTTTACTAAAGGACTCTGAAGCGGTAAGAAGTCAGATTACATTTAAATATATAATTGTTGACGAATATCAGGATATTTCAAGGCAGAGATTTAATCTAGTTGAAGCATTACACACAAATTCGCAAGCAAAAATTATTGCAGTCGGGGATGACTGGCAATCTATTTATGCGTTCAGTGGTTCGGATATTACCTTGTTCACTAAGTTTTCTCAAATTATGGGGTATGCAGAGCTACTATCCATTACACAAACCTATCGAAATTCTCAAGAAATCATTGACATAGCGGGGAATTTTATCCAAAGAAACACCTTTCAAATTCGTAAGACATTAAAATCACCGAAAACCATTACAGATCCGGTTATCATTTATACGTATAATTCGAAACCGAAAGAACGCGGAGCTCTGGCTAGAAACGGAACTACGTATAATTTAGCAAAAGCCGTAGAAACGGCAATAGAACAGATCCTTGCATATGACAAACAATCCGGGAAGAAATCCTCTTCAATTTTATTACTTGGCCGATTTGGTTTCGATGGAAAAAATCTGGAGCGTTCCGGATTGTTTGAATACAAAGATTTTGGAAATAAAATTAAATGTATAAAACATCCAAAATTAAATATCACTTTTATGACAGCGCATGCTTCAAAAGGTCTTGGATATGATAATGTAATTGTCATAAACGGCAAAAATGAAACCTACGGATTCCCATCAAAGATAGAAACCGATCCTGTCCTTAATTATGTAATAAAACAGGACACTTCAATTGATGCAGCTGAAGAACGCCGACTTTTTTATGTTGCAATGACAAGAACGAAAGACAGAGTTTACTTTATTGCGCCGATAGAAAATCCTTCGGAATTTCTATTGGAAATAAAACACGATTATAAAAATGTAGTTCTTAAGGGTGAATGGAATGAAGCCGCCTCCAATCAAAACAAATTTAAAAAATCCTGTCCTATATGCGGTTACCCGCTTCAATATAAATATAAAACAGCCTACGGTTTACGCTTATGGATTTGTACGAATGAACCGGAAATCTGCGATTTTATGACAAATAAGTTGGATGCCGGGAAATTGGCCATCATGAAATGCCCTGATTGTGACGGTTATCTAATCGCAAAATCAGGCAAGTCAAATAATTATTTTTTGGCTTGTACAAATTATACGAGCGATAAAAAAGGATGCAATAAAAAAATCTGGAAAGAAGAGTATTATAAGATAATGGGATATAAAACAGAAAAACGATAA
- a CDS encoding IclR family transcriptional regulator, which produces MADEHGVQSIERALDIIEAVAANKNSAVLTKIAEKVGLHKSTAYRIISTLLKRGYLKKDEDGTYKIGLKLIEAVSYYIDSLELQTEVRPYIAQITAKFGLTSHLGILEGDKVVYIEKMDIFSNIKLYSQIGLRMHAYCSSLGKCLLANYSNTQLRSIMGRTEFTRFTPNTITTIEALQKEIDSVRQRGWAIDDEEFEIGHRCIGAPVYDYRGDIIAAISASGSTTILTDERIPEIVEYLKQTAAEISQNMGYVP; this is translated from the coding sequence ATGGCTGATGAGCACGGCGTCCAATCCATTGAACGGGCATTGGATATCATCGAAGCGGTAGCGGCAAATAAAAATTCCGCCGTACTGACGAAAATCGCCGAAAAAGTAGGTCTGCATAAAAGTACGGCATACCGCATTATTTCGACGCTGCTCAAGCGCGGTTATTTAAAAAAGGATGAAGACGGTACATATAAAATCGGATTGAAGCTTATTGAAGCGGTGAGCTATTATATCGACAGTTTGGAGCTGCAAACGGAAGTGCGTCCGTACATCGCACAGATTACGGCAAAGTTCGGGCTTACGTCGCATTTGGGCATTTTGGAAGGCGATAAAGTAGTTTATATCGAAAAGATGGATATATTTTCGAATATCAAATTGTATTCGCAAATCGGACTGCGTATGCATGCATACTGTTCTTCGCTCGGCAAGTGCCTTTTGGCAAATTATTCCAACACACAGCTCCGATCGATTATGGGAAGAACCGAATTCACGCGTTTTACTCCGAATACGATTACGACGATTGAAGCGCTGCAAAAAGAAATCGATTCGGTCAGGCAGCGGGGCTGGGCGATCGATGACGAAGAATTCGAAATCGGACACCGCTGTATCGGCGCGCCGGTATACGATTACAGGGGCGATATAATCGCGGCAATAAGCGCAAGCGGCAGCACGACCATACTCACCGACGAGCGGATTCCCGAAATAGTCGAATACCTAAAACAAACCGCCGCGGAGATTTCTCAAAATATGGGCTACGTGCCGTAA